AGCCCATTATCCAGTGGTCGCCGACGATGAGCGGCTTAACTTCACCGTCCCAGAGGTAGAGGTTCACCCTTCCAGCGTCGGGAACCGTGAAGTAGACTTTCCCGCCGTCGAGCTTTGCACTCCCTGTGTTGAGCGGACCTTCATATACGGGCTTAAGTTCTCCGTCCCAGAGGTAGAGCCAGTCGTGCTCGCTCATGAACTTCTTCTCCCTCTTTCCGTGGAGGAGGATGGCCTTTCCGTCGGAATCAACAGCCTCGAATGAGACCCTCTCGAAGAGTTTTTCCTCATCTCCGTCCTTCCATAGGTAGATGTCGTAGAACTTGAAGAGGGCCGGCTTACTCCCTTCCCTGTGCGGGACGTTGATAACTACTCCATCGCCGTGCCATACCCCGCTGGAAAAGCGCGGCTTCTCGAACTCCTCAAGGATTTCTTCGCTCTCCGTGTCAAGTATCCAGAAGGTGGTCTTCTCGCCGTCGAGGAATCCCATGTTGTCGAACCAGACGGGAACGTCGTCATCGAAGACAAAGTCCTCATCATCCCTTCTCTTGAAGCCCACAACGAGAAGCCTCCTCGAGTCGTCGTTCCACTGGACTGAGCGGATGTTTTTGGCGGAGAGGACTTTCTTTGCGCTGAGGGTCTCAATATCTGCAACCCATATCTCGGTCTCCTTCTTCTCCTCGTTGGAACGCATGAATGCGAGCTTTTTCCCGTCCGGAGAAATTCTCGGCATTGAGGCGTTCTCAACGAACCTCTTGGTTCCTCTCTCAAGGTCTTCAACCACAACGGTGCTCTCGTATTTGTTGTCCTTCATGTTGACCTTCGTGAGAACGTAGGCAACTTTGCTTCCCCTTATCCTGGGATCGCCGAGGTAGGCGAACTTAGAAAAGGTCTTCTCGTTCCATTCGATACTGCTCATAACGATATCACCGAATTATGTTTGAGCCGAAGCTTATATCGTTTGCGGAAGGTTTTAAACTCCAAAACTGTAGTTTTTCTCCATGAGGGAGACAACCGCGGTTGGAATCATACTGGCGTTGGGCGTTGGAATCTCACTTGTAACAAGGAACTACCTCGGCATAGCGTTCGCCGCGCTTGGAATTCCAGCGTATCTGGCCTACACAGCGAGGGAGCAGAACATTCTGGCGAAGTCCAGGCTCTACGACAGGGACCTCTTCCTGATGATAGTTATCTCAGCGGCGGTCATACTGGCCTTCAACTACTTTTTCGACCCAAGGGCGGGCCTGATAATACTGGCGCTGGCGGTTCCACTGATAGCGCTATACGCGGACAGGCTAAAGACCAGAAAGAAGGCTCAGGAGGCGTGAGAGGCTTCCGGTTCTCTTGTAGTGCCTCAGGGCATCTTTCATTTCTTCCCTGAACTTCTCGTCGAGACCAAATTTCTCCCGCACCCTCTTTGATATTGCGTTCTCACCTATGAAAATCATCGCCATCGCCGAGGTCAGGTTGTTTGGCTTCCTGAACCCTGCTTTCTCGAAGTCTATCAAGTAAACGTCCTCGCCGATTATGATGTGCTTCCCGCCCTGTATCTGCCCGTGGTCTATGCCCAGCCGATCCAGGAGTGCGGTTTTCTCCACTATCCTGAAGAGATGCTCCTTTTCCACGTCCGCGAAGAGGATAGGTTCACCCTCGGCGAACTCCCTGATGAGGTAGGGAAGGCCCTCGAACTCGCCAAGGCCAATGATCGGAGGAGTTACCCCAAAGGTGGAGGCAATTTTGGTAAGTTCAGCTTCTTTTTCGAAGTTGCTCCTCGGTGAGTCTGGTCTTTGAAGCTTTATCACGACTTTCCTCCCGCCTAAAACTCCAGTGAAGACTAGGCTCGTCGTCCCCTTGGCGAGTGGCTCAACGCCTCCAACGCCCTCCTCGGCCAGGTGCCTTAGAAATCCTTCCAGCCTTTTACTACTTATGATGTGTTCGAACGTCATACGCGATAAGCTTAAATAGTCCGGCGATAAAATATTTTTGGTGATAGCCATGGTGACGGCTTTTATTCTGATGGTTACGGCCGCCGGAAAGGAAAGGGAAGTTATGGAGAAGCTTCTTGCCATGCCCGAAGTTAAAGAGGCCTACGTCGTTTACGGTGAGTACGACCTCGTTGTTAAGGTCGAGACCGAGACGCTCAAGGACCTTGACCAGTTCATAACCGAGAAGATAAGGCGCATGCCCGAGATTCAGATGACCTCGACGATGATAGCCATCTGAACTTCTGACTCTTTTTGTTCTCTTACTCACTGACTTAGCTATTTCTGGGTGCCAGGAATACCCTGTCATTATCGTTGTCAAAAAGGAAAGAAAAGGGTTCATTCCACCATTTTTAGGAATATTTCTTCGAGGGTGGGTTCTTTGATTTGTAGGGTGAGTATTTTTGCTCCTTGTTTTGCTACGTAGTCGTGGAGTTCTTCCCTGATGTCTCTCTCGGCCACAATCCTGTACTTGTTTTCGCCGAGGGGTGAAGCGCGCCAGGGAGCACTGCTCCAGTCGACGGGCTTGCTCGTCTCCAGAATTATCGTGTAGCCCGCTTTCTCAAGGAACTCGCGCTTAATCTCTTCCAAGCTTCCTTCCCTGATGAGTTTTCCCTTCACGATGACTCCAACGGTATCGCAGATCTCCTCAACGTGGGCCAGGATGTGGCTTGAGAAGAAGACCGTTTTGCCCGCCTTCCTCTGCTCCCTGATTATGTCTTTGAATTCTGCGATGCCCTTTGGATCCAGGCCGCTCATTGGCTCGTCGAGGATTAAGAGGTCCGGGTCGTTAATTAGGGCCTGAGCCAGGAGGAGTCTCTGTCTCATGCCCTTTGAGAATTTGCCGACTTTTCTGTTCTTAGCCTCGCTTAGGCCGACTAAGTCTAGGAGTTCTTTGATTCTTTTCTCCTTCTCGGCCTTCGGAATTTTGAAGGCGTCGGCGATTATATCGAGGGTTTGGACTGGTGTGAGAAAGTCCCAGAGGGTCGCATGCTCGGGCATGTAGCCGATTCTCTTCTTTGCTTGGACGAGGTTGTTCTCGTCGAATTTTCCATCCCTGAAGACTTCTAGGTCGAAGAGCTGAATGCGGCCTTGTTGTGGGAAGATTAGGCCGAGGGTGCTGAGGATGGTGGTGCTTTTTCCTGCTCCGTTTGGGCCTAGGAAGCCGTAGATTTGGCCGGGTTTAACCTCAAGGTTAAGGCCGTCGAGGGCCCTAACGTCCTTGTAGAATTTGACGAGATTCTCAACTCTCATCACAAACCATCACCTCAAATCCATCCTAAGGAACCTGACTAATCCAAGCGCGAGGTACACGGGGGTGAGGCCCAGGATTATGAGAACCGGGGCCGGATTTTTGGCTATGGAGTGGCTGACCCCCAGGTATTCAATCGTGTATGTTCCGTCGTTATTGAACGAGATTTTTTCTATGTCTTCAAACGCCTCTATCATCATTACCTGGGGTGCGTAGAAGAGGTACTTCAGGTGGTACTCTTCCTGAAGCTCCTCAAGCCTCTGCTGGTACGCCGAGGCCTCTTCCGGGGTTAATTTGAGAAAATCTCCCCTCTTCTGGATTCCGAATTCCTTATCCGCTTTCTTCTCTGCCCACCCATCAACAACCTGGGGCATCACCAGGGAAGTCACAAGGAATAGGACAAGGGCAACTCCAAGGGCCGTGTTCTGGGAGCGTATCACGCTCGATATAAGAATTCCCAGGGCAAGGAGCTGGAGCATCGCCAGGAGGATGAGACCGTTGGCCAGCACGAGGTCGGAGATCAGCTTCCCCGTGAGCGAGACTCCGTAGTACTTTGTTATAACGAAGGAGAGCAGGGTGGCGATGAGAATGGCCACGATTATGCTGACCGACTGGCCCAGGAACTTGCCCAAGAGATAGGGGGCTCTTCTTATGGGCTTGCTGAGGGCCAGTCTTATCGTCCCGTTCTCAAGGTCGGAGTTCAGCGCGGTTGCCCCAGCGATGAGCGCGTAGAGCCCTATGAAGAGGAATGCACCCGCTACCACGTATTCTACGAGGCTCACTGCCAGGACTTCCTGAGGATTCGAGGCACTCTCAAGGTTGCCTTGGATTTCATAAAAAGCCATGATGTAGATCAGCACCATCAGAGCCGTTATCAGCCAGAACTTCTTCTGCCGTATGCTGTTCCCAGCTTCTAGTTTTAGACTCCACACCTATATCACCTCAGGTCTGCCTTTTTGAACTTCAACCAAGAGGCGACGAGGTAAAGTACCGTTGGGACGATCAGCATAAGCAAGTTTGCCTCATAGTCTAAAATACTGTCCAGTGGCCCTGGCGGCAGTGCTTTCTTCGGAGACACCGCCGATGCTAGGACAGAGTGCTGAACCTCTGGAACCGGGAAGTAGAGGGCCTTTCTCGCGAACTCTTCAGAGCGTCCAAACACTGCCATAAATGCTATCGGTACTGCGAAGTCCAGCAGGAAGGCCAGTAGGATTGAGGTTAGGAGTGCTTTTCTGCCCCCTGTGAGGGTTGAGAGCAGGTAGCCGAGGGCAAGGTAGTAGAGGAGCGAGAGGAATAGGAGAACTCCGAAGACGAGCCCAATTTCAACGGCCCTCCTTCCACCCCCGAGGTGAACGGCGTAGGCGATGAGAACCCCAGCGTAAAGGGCCGTGCCGAGGAAGACCGCCACCACGTCGCTCAGGAGCGTTCCCAGGAAGAAGTCCTTTCTCCTTAGGGGCTTGCTGAGCAGGACTCTGGCAGTTCCGTTCTCCACGGTCGAGCTTATTGAAAGCGCCCCGAGCGGGAGAACCACGAGGGGCAGGGGAACCCCGCTTAGGTTGAAAATGAGCGAGTTCAAAAGGCCTGCAGGGCCGTAGTGGGTGTAGCCTTTGCTGAGGGAGGGTAACTTCATCAGTGCCATCAAGCCTGAGAAAACTGCAAAGGCAATGAAGCGCTTGCTCTGCAGGCTCAGACCGAGGAAGACTCCGTAAAGCCCGCGCAGTGGGGAGGAGACACCCACGGGCACTTCCGCGGGTAGGGATCTGGATCCTCTGAGCTCCGTCAGTCTGAAGATCTCCATTCCAGCGATTGAGAGGGCAAGTGAGAGGGCTAAAAGCTCTCCAACGGACCTGTGAGATATCGAGATTTCACTTTCAAGAGAAAGAACCTTTCCGAGATAAACCGTCGGGATAAACGAATAGTCCAGCCCTCCCGCGAGGGCAAGGATGACGAAGGCCCCGAGGCCGAGAACGACTCCGAAGTCTCGGGAGGTCGCGAGCGGGAGCAGGAGGAGGGCGATTCCGATTACACCGATCAGCGAGAGCGAGAGTGCGAGCGAGCCGAGAACGTAGTCCCTGACCTCGAAGTCGTGAAGGAACATCGCGAGAGCTCCCGAAAGCACTATCCCAATAGTGGAAGCTAAGGCGAGCTTTAACCCCTCAATGACCCAGTTGAGGAAGTAGCGCCTTCTCGTTAGTGGCTTTGAGAGCATCAGGACTAAGTTGCCGCGCTCAAAGTCCGAGCCGAAGCGCGAGAGGAGGAGAATCAGGATAACTGGGAAGATCAGGTACTTGAGAAAGACGGGAAGCCACTCTGTCAAAAGTCTGAGTGTCACTAAGTAGCCAAGCTTTTCTGGGGGGAGTGTTATGTTGTGGACGCTGAAATAGTATAGCTCCAGCTCTACTCCGATGGCTGGGAAGAGAGAAAGGAGGAAGACGATAACTGGATGGTTAGTTCCGATCCGTTCCATCAGCTTGGCTCCTTTCATCTGACCACGCCCCTAAGCTCGATTCTGAGAGCGCGCAGATGGATAAGGAGTATAACGGGTAGCGTGAGAATAAGGAACAAGACGGCGACGAGGATTGAGTTCTCCTGGAGCGTTGGACTCATCAAAAGCCCTAAAAACGGGAGCACTACGAGCGCCAGTTTCCTGCTGAAGAGACCGATGAGAAAAATGACGGCCGACGTGAAGAGAAGCACTGGGAAGGAGGGGCCAAAAACAGGTGTGAAAAGAGTAAAAACGGCCGAAACCACGAGGAAACGCCTGGTTATGTATGTCCTTCTTACGGGTTTGCTGAGGATTAGGGAGTAATCTTCCGAGAGGATCTCCAGCACTGCCAGGGGGAGGAGGAATAGGGAGAAGAACGCCTTAAGAGTTCCCTCAACCGGAAGGATCAACACCATGAAGAGCGCGAGGAACGCTCTCGAAGCCCAGAGGGCCGCCACCTCCTTCCGAACCCACCAGGGGAGCGATTGGACGTACAGTGATGGGAGTGTCGGTCTTAGAAGTCCGCCTGGTTCGAGGCGGAGGAAAGTAAGGAGGGAAACCGCGAGTAGAAGGGCCGTAAAGCCAAGAGAAACCCCGAACCTAAGAAATGCATCTTCTCGATCTCCACCCGCAACGTCGCGGGCAAAGAGTTCGAGCTGGACGCCGGGTGAGAAGAACGCCATATTGCCGTACTCCTTTTCGAGGGAGTGCACGATAGCAGAGTACTCGGCTTTTTTGGCCTCGTAATCAGCAAAGGTCTCGATTCCCAGCGCTTTCTGAGCGTTGTCTTGGGCCTTCATATCTATGTAGCCCATTGGGACAAACGTCAGAAAGAGGAAAATCACAGTCCCCACGAGGACGACCTTCTTCGGATTTTTGAGGAAAAACGCGGTTAGGTATCCCATTGGAAGGAAGGGAAGGGCAAACACGGCATAGAGGGCGCTTATGGGTTTTATGACTGCAGGGAGGAATACAAAAAGGGACAGTGTGATGTGGGAGAGGAGGAGTCCAATGAAGAGCCCGGCCCTTCGGAAAGGCTTAGAGAGCAGTATTTCAATGCCCTCGGAGATGCCCATCGGGAAAACCGATGAAAGCAAGAAGCCGAGGGCTAAGTAAGGAATTATGGGCGAGATTTCACTATCAATGAGCATGGAGATCAGGGTTAGGGTCGATGCAACCAGGAGGGGTCTTGAGAGCCGTCGTGCTTCTATTTTGAGGATGGTCAGCATTTTATCACCACAGGAATTCAATCGGGATTTGGCAGGAGGCATGAATGCTAATGAGCCACTTTTTATATATCTAAAAACTTTAGCACTACTTTAAAGATATCCTCAATTCCAATCAGGAAAAGTTAGAAGGAGAACTTAAAAATTTACCTCTTGTCTGTTCCTCATGCGCTTTAGCCCTCGCGGCATCCTTAGACCCTTTGAACACCGCTAAGGGACATGGGATAATGGGCTGGCCGGCATCGTGGGGAGTACACTCCAACTTCGACCTCTAATTCTGGAGGGAGATACGGCATAATCACAGCCGTGGCTGCCACTGATCAACGTCCTCCTTGAGCACGTTTGACACCGCGATTGCAAAGAACGCTATTACCACCGCCGAGACGAGGACTGCCCACCAGTAGCGACCCATCAAGGCTCCCTGCTTGAGAAGTTCTGAGGTGTAAGAGCCCCAATTAGTGCCAGGAATAATGTTGAACAGACCGAGCACCGAAACAAACGCCACCACCCTGGGGAAGAGCATGCTGACGTAGGAGAGCGTATAACTGAGCACGAGGGGGAGAATGTGCCTCAATATTATGTAGACATCCGAGGCACCCATGCTTTTGCTGGCCGCAATGTACTCCTGAACTTTCTCATTTTCCACTATGCCCCGTACGGAGTTGGAGTACTGGCTGAAAAAGAAGAGCGCTATGATGATCCCGGCGAGCCAGTCTGGGATAATGAGTTTAGTGTACGCTCCCACCTTGGAAACGGCGTATATCATTACCAAGACGAGAGGGATTGCCGGTATTGAGTGAAACGCCTCCACAAGCACCCTGGCAGCATCACCGATAACGTTGGAGTAATAGCCTGACATGACGCCAAAGGGCAGGCCTATGACTATAACGAACAGCACTGCAAAGCCAGCGAGCACAATAGTTCCCCATGTGGCCCGTACAAAGCCGGCCCATAGATCCCTGCCATATCCGTCGGTACCCAACAGGCCGTAGGCGTTGCCGAATAGAACTACCTCCCCAGATTCGACTCTAATTGTGTAGTCCCCCATCAAAAGAGTCCCATCTCCAGAGAGGAAGAGAATCTGAGCAGGCTCGTGAAGAACAATACTCCCCTCATCGAGGCCCAGCTCCCTTCCGAAGGCTTTGACTTGGGCGGCCAAGGTGACGTTGGAGTTGACGCTTCCCGTTCCCGAAAGCCTGATTGAAAGGCCATCCGGACGGATTATGAGGAGGGTGGCGTTTGAAAGCACCAAGTTGGTCGGTAGGGTTCTCACGGACACAACAACCTCATCCCCTTCGCTTAATTTAAGCGACCCCATGTCTGCTCTTGGATGCCAAACAGGGAGGGCGTTTTTTGGATAGTCGACCCAGTAAAGCCTATCGTCCCAGTGCTTCATCTCCTCTGAAGAAACCGAGCTACGTGCGCCCAGCATGAACACGATAAAAACAGCCACCATCATGAGTCCTCGCTTGTTCACCCTCATGCCGTAATCCCCCTCGGGTCAAGTCTGGTTTTGAGGAATTCGACTGCCATAGCTATAAGGAGGTTCAGCACTATGAATACCAAGAGAGGGAATGCAAAGAGGCTGGGGACGAAGTAGAAGGTTTCTGCCATTGAACCGGAGAAGCTTGAACCAATCATTTGTCCCAGCCCTCCAAGCTTAAAGAGGTGGTCAACGACGATAACTATGCCCTCGACCTCGATTAAGTGAGAAAACCATATGGACAGCGCCGGCACGGATATCGCCCTAAGGGCGGACATCAGAATCCTGTTTTCGGGAAGGCCCATAGCACGTTTGTAACTCACATAGGGGTTGAGAACCTCCCTGCTTAACAAAAAGTAAAACTCGACGGCAAGATACCAGAAAGAGGTCAGGACGACCGTAAGAACGGGGAACACCATGCTCTCAAGGACATCGAGTAGCCCGGCACCTGGTCCGGGGGATATTACGAGATCGTTGGGGAGCGGCGAGTAAATGATGAGTAGGATGAAGACAACACCAGGCCACCAGGCGGGAATTCCCAAAACCACCTTGGTAAGGTTATTCAATAGCCCAGCCACCCTCGGACTTTTTAGTGCCCAAAAGGCAACCATGAGCGAGAGCGGGACTAAAATGATCTCGGAGATAAAGAGGAGAATCAAAGTTCGCAGAAGAGCCTCTTTTCTTGGAATCCTGAACTGGTATAACTCAAGTTTTCTCCAAATTTTGTCCTGAGGGGGTTTTACCGACGATACGAGTGCATTAAAGCCCACAACCACCGAGGGCTTTGTGAGTTCCGGGTACTTCTTGGGGGCTATGTACTTCATGTAGTACTCCTCTGGCGTCATGCCCAACTTAGGGGCGTTTTTGTAAACCTCAGGATGTTTTAGGATATCGTTTTTTGCCATCTCCCTAAGTCCAGCCTTGACGCCCGTTCCCACTAAAAAGGTCACCAGCAAGAGCGTCAGCGTGAACCTGACGGCCACCCGGAGCAGTCCCCGTGCGTTTCTCAATCAAATCCCTCCAAAATAATGTCCCCTCAGAAATCGACATTCCCAACTGTTCCTCACTTTCCTTTTAGACTTATATCGAGACTTAGGGAATCCCCTCCCTCGTTCCTGATAATAACCTTCCAAGAACCCTCGGGAAGCTTCACGGTCTCCTTAACCTTGGTAACGTTCCCCCTCTTGAAAATCTCCTTTGATCCGTCCGAGGAGACTATCAGCAGGGTAAACGGACCGTTTCCGGAGACATTCACGTCCAAATCCACAGGTCCCTTAAAGGAGTACCTGAGCTCTTTATGAGGTCCAATTATCTTGCCCTTCGAGTAAACGAAGTTTCCTCCCTCCATGCATCCGGCAACGAGAGCCACAAGGAGCAAACTGGTTAAAACTACGAGGCCCCCTCTACTCATCCTTCATCCCCCGGCCGATAACTAAAATTCCCAAAGCAGAAATGATCACGAGACATTATAAATTTTACCTCTTCTTTGAGACATTGCACTTTATGGATGGGGATAGATAAGTAGCAAAACTAAACACAATAACAATAAAGAAAAATCCTCACTTGTTCATCATCAGCCTTATCCTCTCGGCGGCGTCCTTCGCCTTGTCGGAGATGTTGCTGAGGGTTCTGGCTATGTTGAGGATGTAGAAGCCCTCGCTCCAGTCCATCCTGCCAGCGTTCTGGAAGACCAGCCTCATAAGCTCCGTATCGAGGCCGTCGATCTTGCTTTCGACTCCCTCAATCTCATGTATGATCTCGTACTCCCTCTCGATCTCCTTTTCTGCAAACCCGCTCTCGATGACCCTGTCCATCTGGACTATCGCCTCATAGACAAGCTTAGCCGCTTTGATGCTCTCCGTGCCCATCTGAAGGATGACTTCTTTTATCTCCTCTGGAATGTTTCCAGGTTCTTTAACGAGGAGCCACTTGGCTGTGTCCTCTGCGGCATCGGCCACCTTGTCCTGCATGTGGAGGTATATGAGGACGTCCTCCCTCGCCACTGCCATCATGAGCTTTGAGCTGAGGGAGTCCCTTATCTCCTCTTTTATCCTGTCCGCAACGTCCTCAAGCCTGTCCACTTCGAGGGCGAGCTTCTTCATCTCCTCGTAGTTGCCCTCACGCCACGCCTGGAGCGCCTTCTCAAGGGTCTCAACGGTTTGGAGGGCAACCTCGGCGTGCTTTATCAGAGGTTTAAATGGACTTTTCGCAAAGAGCTTGGTCCAGACCTGCATGTTATCACCCCACAATCATCAGGATCTTGAATAGGAAAGCACTGATTAGGGCCGCCACGGGAACCGTAACGAACCACGAGATGATTATATCCCTAACGATGTCCTTGTTTATTGCCTTTACTCCCCTGGCGAGGCCAACGCCGATGACCGCGCCAACGACAACGTGGGTCGTTGAGATCGGAAGCCCGAGCCAGCTCGCCACAAGAACGACGGTAGCGGCCGAGAAGTCTATTGTAAAGCCGCGCGTGTTGGTAAGCTCGGTTATCTTCTTCCCAACGGTCTCCATAACGCGGTAGCCGTAGGTGGCCACTCCAATAGCTATGCCAAGGCCGCCCATGGCCAGTATCCACCTCGGAACTGGAACCTTCATTCCGGCCATCCCCATAGTTGCCACCGCGTAAACAGCCGCCACAGGCCCTATCGCGTTGGCGACGTCGTTTGCCCCGTGGGCTAAGGCGACGTAGCCAGAGGTTATGACCTGAACGCGCCTGAAAATCGACTCAACCCCTATAAACGGGTCAGATGACGGGAACTTAACCCTGAGGGTGAGGAAGAGTATCAGGAACACAACGAGGCCTGCAGGAATGCCGTAGAAGAGCACTCCAGTCTTCAGGCTCTTTCCGTGGAGAACCTTGATGTAGAACATCGTGCCTATCACAACGAAGGCCAGCCCAATCCAGAAGGGCGACCAGATTTTGGAGCTTCTAACGGGGTCTTTTCTTTCGAAGATGCTCTTGGTCAGGGCCTTGAAGACCAGGAAGGCCATTATGGCGCCTATTATCGGTGAGAGTATCCAGCTGAGAACCACTTGAGTCATCTTGCCCCAGTTGACTATTGAGAACCCTGCGTAGACTATGCCGTAGCCCACGATTCCGCCTATGATCGAATGGGTAGTCGAGACGGGCAGGCCGAACTTAGTGGCTATGACCAGCCAGATCGTAGCGGCAAGCAGAGCCGCAACCGAGCCATAGATAAGCACCGTTGGATCGGTTATCCTGTCCGGGTAGAGGATTCCTTTCCTTATCGTCTCCGTGACGCTCTTTCCGAAGAAATACGCTCCAGTGAACTCAAGGACTCCCGCTATCAAAACTGCCTGCTTAGGAGTTATCGCCTTTGCACCAACGGCTGTGCTCATTGAATTCGCCGCATCGTTCGCTCCTATGGCCCACGCCATTCCAAAACCGACGATTATAGTTATCAGCAACCAGGGATCCATGACCGCCACCAGAGGTAGCAAAATTGTGCTATATAAATATCTTGCCGCAGTAGAATATACTCATGAAGATGTCTCTATATAGGGTGGATAGAATAAATAGAAAATCAGGGAGAGACTTCAACAGGTTCAACCTCAATAGAACCGTCGTCCCTCATGAACAGACGGACGTAGTGGTAGAAGCCACCCTCCTCTGGCTTGGCGTAGAGTGGAGCACCTCCGCCACCAGTTATGACAAACGGAACTCCCTCGTAGGTGCCGTACCAGTAGACGTGGATGTGGCCGAAGATTCCAAAGGCGTTGTATTCCCTCATAAGTTCGAGAAGCTTCTTGGCATCAGAGGGGTCAAGGGTGTGCTCATCGCTCGGCCTCGGATCGTAGGGCGGCGCGTGCATGACTATGACTGGCCTCTCTCCGCGTTCCTTCGCCCTTTCAAGTTCTTTCTCCAGCCACGCCCACTGTTCATCGGTGAGCCTGTAGCCGTTCATAACGTTGTTGGCAAAGATGTAGCGGTAGCCCCCGAGGCTGAAGGCGTAGTCAGTCGGGCCGAAGTAGTAATGGTAGATGTTGACGCTCTCCCCATTGTACTCGTGGTTCCCAACGGCCACGAATACCGGCTTGTTCCACTTCCAGGCCTTCATAAGCTCCTCCCACTGGTAAATCGTGCCCGAGTACACGAGGTCGCCGCTGTCAATAACAAAGGCACCGTTTTCCTTGTTGATTGCGTCCCTGATCTTGAAGAAGACCTCTGGCTGTTTCTCGCCGCTTCCTGGCCTGTGGTCGCCGAACGCTAAAACGGTGTAGTTGCTAACGTTTGCGGGTATTATTGAGAAGTCTCCAGAAGAGACCACGACTACCTTCGTTCCGCCGAAGATTGCCTCTTTCATTGCGTCTTCCTGGTCACTCACGGCCATAACGTAGTTGGGGTTGATGTTGTCTATCACATAGGTGAGGGTTATCCCTTTGTTGTTCTTCACCCTAACGCTCACGTTGAAGCCGAGGGCACGGATGTAGACCTTGGTGTCGTTCACCATCCTGATGAATCCTCCGCTGACTGTTATGTTCTCTCCTTTAACGACGCGCCAGTAGTACTGGAAGGGTTCGTCGAATATTATCTGGTGGAGAGTAACGAACTCATCCTCCCCCGCGATTCCGTCGAGGTTCGTGTCCCCTATCTCCTTCA
This sequence is a window from Thermococcus kodakarensis KOD1. Protein-coding genes within it:
- a CDS encoding serine/threonine protein kinase translates to MTFEHIISSKRLEGFLRHLAEEGVGGVEPLAKGTTSLVFTGVLGGRKVVIKLQRPDSPRSNFEKEAELTKIASTFGVTPPIIGLGEFEGLPYLIREFAEGEPILFADVEKEHLFRIVEKTALLDRLGIDHGQIQGGKHIIIGEDVYLIDFEKAGFRKPNNLTSAMAMIFIGENAISKRVREKFGLDEKFREEMKDALRHYKRTGSLSRLLSLLSGL
- a CDS encoding Lrp/AsnC family transcriptional regulator, with the translated sequence MVTAFILMVTAAGKEREVMEKLLAMPEVKEAYVVYGEYDLVVKVETETLKDLDQFITEKIRRMPEIQMTSTMIAI
- a CDS encoding ABC transporter ATP-binding protein → MMRVENLVKFYKDVRALDGLNLEVKPGQIYGFLGPNGAGKSTTILSTLGLIFPQQGRIQLFDLEVFRDGKFDENNLVQAKKRIGYMPEHATLWDFLTPVQTLDIIADAFKIPKAEKEKRIKELLDLVGLSEAKNRKVGKFSKGMRQRLLLAQALINDPDLLILDEPMSGLDPKGIAEFKDIIREQRKAGKTVFFSSHILAHVEEICDTVGVIVKGKLIREGSLEEIKREFLEKAGYTIILETSKPVDWSSAPWRASPLGENKYRIVAERDIREELHDYVAKQGAKILTLQIKEPTLEEIFLKMVE
- a CDS encoding ABC transporter permease — translated: MWSLKLEAGNSIRQKKFWLITALMVLIYIMAFYEIQGNLESASNPQEVLAVSLVEYVVAGAFLFIGLYALIAGATALNSDLENGTIRLALSKPIRRAPYLLGKFLGQSVSIIVAILIATLLSFVITKYYGVSLTGKLISDLVLANGLILLAMLQLLALGILISSVIRSQNTALGVALVLFLVTSLVMPQVVDGWAEKKADKEFGIQKRGDFLKLTPEEASAYQQRLEELQEEYHLKYLFYAPQVMMIEAFEDIEKISFNNDGTYTIEYLGVSHSIAKNPAPVLIILGLTPVYLALGLVRFLRMDLR
- a CDS encoding ABC transporter permease subunit; its protein translation is MKGAKLMERIGTNHPVIVFLLSLFPAIGVELELYYFSVHNITLPPEKLGYLVTLRLLTEWLPVFLKYLIFPVILILLLSRFGSDFERGNLVLMLSKPLTRRRYFLNWVIEGLKLALASTIGIVLSGALAMFLHDFEVRDYVLGSLALSLSLIGVIGIALLLLPLATSRDFGVVLGLGAFVILALAGGLDYSFIPTVYLGKVLSLESEISISHRSVGELLALSLALSIAGMEIFRLTELRGSRSLPAEVPVGVSSPLRGLYGVFLGLSLQSKRFIAFAVFSGLMALMKLPSLSKGYTHYGPAGLLNSLIFNLSGVPLPLVVLPLGALSISSTVENGTARVLLSKPLRRKDFFLGTLLSDVVAVFLGTALYAGVLIAYAVHLGGGRRAVEIGLVFGVLLFLSLLYYLALGYLLSTLTGGRKALLTSILLAFLLDFAVPIAFMAVFGRSEEFARKALYFPVPEVQHSVLASAVSPKKALPPGPLDSILDYEANLLMLIVPTVLYLVASWLKFKKADLR
- a CDS encoding ABC transporter permease; the protein is MKHWDDRLYWVDYPKNALPVWHPRADMGSLKLSEGDEVVVSVRTLPTNLVLSNATLLIIRPDGLSIRLSGTGSVNSNVTLAAQVKAFGRELGLDEGSIVLHEPAQILFLSGDGTLLMGDYTIRVESGEVVLFGNAYGLLGTDGYGRDLWAGFVRATWGTIVLAGFAVLFVIVIGLPFGVMSGYYSNVIGDAARVLVEAFHSIPAIPLVLVMIYAVSKVGAYTKLIIPDWLAGIIIALFFFSQYSNSVRGIVENEKVQEYIAASKSMGASDVYIILRHILPLVLSYTLSYVSMLFPRVVAFVSVLGLFNIIPGTNWGSYTSELLKQGALMGRYWWAVLVSAVVIAFFAIAVSNVLKEDVDQWQPRL
- a CDS encoding peptide ABC transporter permease: MRNARGLLRVAVRFTLTLLLVTFLVGTGVKAGLREMAKNDILKHPEVYKNAPKLGMTPEEYYMKYIAPKKYPELTKPSVVVGFNALVSSVKPPQDKIWRKLELYQFRIPRKEALLRTLILLFISEIILVPLSLMVAFWALKSPRVAGLLNNLTKVVLGIPAWWPGVVFILLIIYSPLPNDLVISPGPGAGLLDVLESMVFPVLTVVLTSFWYLAVEFYFLLSREVLNPYVSYKRAMGLPENRILMSALRAISVPALSIWFSHLIEVEGIVIVVDHLFKLGGLGQMIGSSFSGSMAETFYFVPSLFAFPLLVFIVLNLLIAMAVEFLKTRLDPRGITA
- a CDS encoding TIGR00153 family protein; the encoded protein is MQVWTKLFAKSPFKPLIKHAEVALQTVETLEKALQAWREGNYEEMKKLALEVDRLEDVADRIKEEIRDSLSSKLMMAVAREDVLIYLHMQDKVADAAEDTAKWLLVKEPGNIPEEIKEVILQMGTESIKAAKLVYEAIVQMDRVIESGFAEKEIEREYEIIHEIEGVESKIDGLDTELMRLVFQNAGRMDWSEGFYILNIARTLSNISDKAKDAAERIRLMMNK